The Mercurialis annua linkage group LG8, ddMerAnnu1.2, whole genome shotgun sequence genome window below encodes:
- the LOC126660816 gene encoding ATP-dependent DNA helicase Q-like 4A isoform X1, with protein sequence MTQNLRIPGEGYQCDEKLPKDNWSQHAKALDNFSSSKKFLSSNFHFSLENQKPKIEGAMAMRLTCCQMQSFQRLQSTQVEKQKQQASPPDNVDGQAWHTLSGLQISSRNCPQPGKTGPLKNARNNLLQTVGQRSTIQSSTDGGKYSECSHVHRNDSESSAKNIESEKYIGKFVPENNARSAEAGNGLRQQSQTKGSAANNVQFKASSGSFSNHNGYTSHNMESAEASTDFIDDDDLLGNIDVDQIIMEHYQSNCTPQPSISKFPPITPTVNKNNFPLFEENSLPPELCENCNHGHKLGLCPDSDNHLQEMKDRLIAVSNELLDNAINLSSVQIEKLRQDRLQLNKQIQQLESYLRDKERQTSHFSASTTSRSYQFETPQYAANKIDPIRFDAQVHLGNESGCHGNWNSPSASFSSVDRFGISSGPIEREPYNPKFVEVNYSEGSNDPKWSSTNFPWTKKLEAYNKKVFGNHSFRPNQREVINATMSGYDVFVLMPTGGGKSLTYQLPALVCPGITLVISPLVSLIQDQIMHLLQANISAAYLNASMEWTEQQDILRELSSDSCKYKLLYVTPEKVAKSDVLLRNLESLNARGLLARIVIDEAHCVSQWGHDFRPDYKELGILKRKFEKTPVLALTATATASVKEDVVQALGLVDCIIFRQSFNRPNLWYSVIPKTKKCLDDIDKFIKENHFDECGIIYCLSRMDCEKVAEKLQECGHKAAFYHGNMDAAQRAFIQKQWSKDEVNIICATVAFGMGINKPDVRFVIHHSLPKSIEGYHQECGRAGRDGQHSSCVLYYNYGDYIRVKHMIVQGQNEQSPWTPGYTRNNMTNSDRVLEKNTENLLRMVSYCENDVDCRRLLQLLHFGEKFNTGNCKKTCDNCSQTKALMEKDVTEIAKQLVELVKLTKQQFSSSHTLEVFRGSLNQYVKKYRHEILSLHGAGKHLAKGEASRILRHLVTDDYLVEDVKKSDVYGSVSSVLKVNESKAYDLCSGRQHIILRFPSNVKAYKQSKLDSTPAKGSLTSGKQGPPQVDASAQPQSEGDWDLSVKLFNALKKLRFLIAKELGDRVMAYHIFGNATMEHLSKRIPRSKEELLEINGIGKAKVSKYGDRILETIESTIKEHYKSNSSSNDSNDSAKRRREASKVSNGSAEEDDHFINSTGRSKKRIAKLHNKETEVYKSFENDINQCLDDDLDFEEAAMEAENNINGRVLPSWSTPGSKVHDSNRNVFQQYAMKK encoded by the exons ATGACGCAAAA TCTAAGAATTCCAGGTGAAGGTTACCAATGTGATGAGAAGCTTCCTAAAGATAATTGGTCTCAACATGCCAAGGCACTTGATAATTTTTCATCTTCAAAAAAGTTTTTAAgttcaaatttccatttttcatTAGAAAACCAGAAGCCAAAGATCGAAGGTGCCATGGCCATGAG GTTAACCTGCTGTCAAATGCAGAGTTTTCAAAGATTGCAGAGCACACAAGTTGAGAAG CAAAAACAGCAGGCCTCTCCTCCTGACAATGTAGATGGG CAGGCTTGGCATACTCTTTCCGGTCTTCAGATTTCTAGCAGGAACTGCCCACAACCCGGCAAAACTGGTCCTCTTAAGAATGCAAGAAATAACTTATTGCAGACTGTTGGTCAAAGATCTACAATTCAAAGCTCAACTGATGGCGGAAAATATTCTGAATGCTCCCATGTACATCGAAATGATAGTGAATCCAGTGCAAAGAATATTGAATCTGAAAAATACATCGGCAAGTTTGTGCCAGAAAATAATGCTAGATCTGCTGAAGCTGGAAATGGCTTACGGCAGCAGAGTCAAACTAAAGGTTCAGCAGCTAACAATGTTCAGTTTAAAGCATCATCTGGTTCATTCAGCAATCACAATGGGTATACTAGTCATAATATGGAGTCTGCTGAAGCTTCAACTGATTTTATTGATGATGACGATCTACTTGGG AATATTGATGTGGACCAAATAATTATGGAACATTACCAGTCTAATTGCACACCTCAACCATCAATTTCCAAGTTTCCACCCATAACTCCAACTgtgaacaaaaataattttccaCTGTTTGAGGAGAATTCTTTGCCACCTGAATTGTGTGAAAACTGCAATCACGGTCATAAG CTAGGACTTTGCCCGGATTCTGATAATCACTTGCAAGAAATGAAGGACAGGCTAATTGCTGTGTCAAATGAGCTACTTGACAATGCTATTAACCTGAGTTCAGTGCAGATAGAGAAACTTCGTCAAGATAG GTTACAATTAAATAAGCAAATACAGCAGCTTGAGAGTTATCTTCGTGATAAAGAAAGGCAGACGTCACATTTTTCTGCTTCCACAACCAGTCGCAGTTACCAATTTGAAACACCACAATATGCTGCTAACAAAATAGATCCCATCAGATTTGATGCACAAGTTCATCTAGGAAATGAATCTGGTTGTCATGGAAATTGGAATTCACCATCCGCTTCATTCTCCTCTGTAGATAGGTTTGGCATTTCATCTGGTCCTATAGAGAGGGAACCTTACAATCCTAAGTTTGTGGAGGTTAATTACAGTGAAGGTTCAAATGACCCAAAGTGGAGCAGCACAAATTTCCCTTGGACAAAAAAGTTGGAG GCTTACAACAAAAAGGTGTTTGGAAACCACTCATTTCGTCCCAATCAAAGGGAGGTTATTAATGCTACAATGAGCGGATATGATGTTTTTGTATTAATGCCAACTGGAGGTGGAAAAAGCCTGACATATCAG CTACCTGCTCTAGTTTGTCCAGGAATTACCTTGGTAATTTCACCTCTTGTGTCGCTTATCCAAGATCAGATAATGCATCTCTTGCAG GCGAATATATCTGCTGCTTACTTAAATGCCAGTATGGAATGGACTGAACAGCAGGACATTTTAAGGGAACTCAGCTCTGATTCTTGTAAATACAAGCTGTTATATGTCACCCCAGAGAAAGTTGCCAA AAGCGATGTTCTTTTACGAAATTTGGAGAGCTTAAATGCTCGGGGGTTGCTTGCCAGGATTGTTATTGATGAAGCTCACTGTGTGAGTCAATGGGGGCATGATTTTAGACCAGATTACAAG GAACTTGGTATCTTGAAAAGGAAATTTGAGAAAACTCCTGTGCTAGCTTTAACTGCTACTGCAACAGCCAGTGTAAAGGAGGATGTAGTGCAAGCTCTTGGTCTTGTTGACTGCATTATTTTCCGGCAAAGTTTTAATCGTCCAAATCTATG GTATTCAGTTATCCCCAAGACAAAGAAGTGCTTGGATGACATTGACAAGTTCATTAAAGAGAATCATTTTGATGAATGTGGAATTATTTATTGTCTTTCAAGAATGGATTGCGAAAAGGTTGCTGAAAAATTACAG GAATGTGGACATAAAGCAGCATTTTACCATGGTAACATGGATGCTGCACAACGTGCCTTCATTCAGAAGCAGTGGAGCAAAGATGAAGTCAATATTATTTGTGCCACAGTGGCATTTGGAATGG GTATTAACAAACCAGATGTTCGCTTTGTAATTCATCATTCTCTTCCGAAGTCTATTGAAGGCTATCACCAG GAGTGTGGCCGTGCGGGTCGAGATGGTCAGCACTCATCTTGTGTGCTGTACTACAATTACGGTGACTAT ATAAGAGTCAAGCATATGATTGTCCAAGGACAGAATGAGCAAAGTCCCTGGACTCCTGGGTATACTCGTAATAATATGACAAATTCAGATAGGGTACTGGAGAAAAATACTGAAAATCTTCTGCGGATG GTCAGTTATTGTGAAAACGATGTTGATTGTAGACGTCTCCTTCAACTCTTACATTTTGGAGAAAAGTTTAATACAGGAAACTGCAAAAAAACATGTGATAATTGTTCCCAGACTAAAGCTTTAATGGAGAAGGATGTTACTGAGATTGCAAAGCAATTG GTTGAACTGGTCAAGTTGACAAAGCAACAGTTTTCATCATCTCATACTTTAGAAGTTTTCAGAGGTTCCTTAAACCAATAT GTCAAGAAATACAGACACGAGATTTTGAGTCTGCATGGGGCAGGAAAACATCTGGCCAAGGGGGAAGCTTCCAGAATATTGCGCCATCTTGTCACTGATGATTATCTTGTGGAGGATGTGAAGAAAAGTGATGTTTATGGATCTGTATCATCAGTGTTGAAG GTCAATGAATCCAAGGCTTACGATCTATGCTCAGGCAGGCAACATATCATTTTAAG ATTTCCTTCAAATGTAAAAGCATATAAACAGAGCAAACTTGATTCAACTCCAGCAAAAGGGTCACTGACATCTGGGAAGCAAGGCCCTCCACAAGTTGACGCTTCTGCACAACCTCAATCTGAAGGGGACTGG GACCTATCTGTCAAGCTATTTAATGCTTTAAAGAAGCTCCGGTTTCTCATTGCCAAAGAACTTGGTGACAGGGTTATGGCCTACCACATATTTGG TAATGCCACTATGGAGCACTTAAGCAAAAGAATTCCTAGATCAAAGGAAGAACTACTTGAGATCAATGGCATTGGAAA GGCTAAGGTGAGCAAATACGGAGATCGCATACTAGAAACGATTGAATCTACTATTAAGGAACACTACAAGAGTAATAGCAGTAGCAATGACAGCAACGATTCAGCAAAAAGGAGAAGAGAGGCAAGTAAGGTTTCAAATGGAAGTGCTGAAGAAGATGATCACTTCATTAATAGCACGGGCCGATCAAAGAAAAGGATTGCGAAGCTACATAATAAAGAAACCGAGGTTTATAAATCGTTCGAGAATGATATCAACCAATGCCTAGATGATGACTTAGATTTTGAAGAAGCAGCAATGGAggctgaaaataatattaatggAAGAGTACTACCCTCATGGTCAACGCCCGGAAGTAAGGTACATGATTCAAACCGTAATGTGTTTCAACAATATGCTATGAAAAAGTAA
- the LOC126660816 gene encoding ATP-dependent DNA helicase Q-like 4A isoform X4, whose amino-acid sequence MTQNLRIPGEGYQCDEKLPKDNWSQHAKALDNFSSSKKFLSSNFHFSLENQKPKIEGAMAMRLTCCQMQSFQRLQSTQVEKAWHTLSGLQISSRNCPQPGKTGPLKNARNNLLQTVGQRSTIQSSTDGGKYSECSHVHRNDSESSAKNIESEKYIGKFVPENNARSAEAGNGLRQQSQTKGSAANNVQFKASSGSFSNHNGYTSHNMESAEASTDFIDDDDLLGNIDVDQIIMEHYQSNCTPQPSISKFPPITPTVNKNNFPLFEENSLPPELCENCNHGHKLGLCPDSDNHLQEMKDRLIAVSNELLDNAINLSSVQIEKLRQDRLQLNKQIQQLESYLRDKERQTSHFSASTTSRSYQFETPQYAANKIDPIRFDAQVHLGNESGCHGNWNSPSASFSSVDRFGISSGPIEREPYNPKFVEVNYSEGSNDPKWSSTNFPWTKKLEAYNKKVFGNHSFRPNQREVINATMSGYDVFVLMPTGGGKSLTYQLPALVCPGITLVISPLVSLIQDQIMHLLQANISAAYLNASMEWTEQQDILRELSSDSCKYKLLYVTPEKVAKSDVLLRNLESLNARGLLARIVIDEAHCVSQWGHDFRPDYKELGILKRKFEKTPVLALTATATASVKEDVVQALGLVDCIIFRQSFNRPNLWYSVIPKTKKCLDDIDKFIKENHFDECGIIYCLSRMDCEKVAEKLQECGHKAAFYHGNMDAAQRAFIQKQWSKDEVNIICATVAFGMGINKPDVRFVIHHSLPKSIEGYHQECGRAGRDGQHSSCVLYYNYGDYIRVKHMIVQGQNEQSPWTPGYTRNNMTNSDRVLEKNTENLLRMVSYCENDVDCRRLLQLLHFGEKFNTGNCKKTCDNCSQTKALMEKDVTEIAKQLVELVKLTKQQFSSSHTLEVFRGSLNQYVKKYRHEILSLHGAGKHLAKGEASRILRHLVTDDYLVEDVKKSDVYGSVSSVLKVNESKAYDLCSGRQHIILRFPSNVKAYKQSKLDSTPAKGSLTSGKQGPPQVDASAQPQSEGDWDLSVKLFNALKKLRFLIAKELGDRVMAYHIFGNATMEHLSKRIPRSKEELLEINGIGKAKVSKYGDRILETIESTIKEHYKSNSSSNDSNDSAKRRREASKVSNGSAEEDDHFINSTGRSKKRIAKLHNKETEVYKSFENDINQCLDDDLDFEEAAMEAENNINGRVLPSWSTPGSKVHDSNRNVFQQYAMKK is encoded by the exons ATGACGCAAAA TCTAAGAATTCCAGGTGAAGGTTACCAATGTGATGAGAAGCTTCCTAAAGATAATTGGTCTCAACATGCCAAGGCACTTGATAATTTTTCATCTTCAAAAAAGTTTTTAAgttcaaatttccatttttcatTAGAAAACCAGAAGCCAAAGATCGAAGGTGCCATGGCCATGAG GTTAACCTGCTGTCAAATGCAGAGTTTTCAAAGATTGCAGAGCACACAAGTTGAGAAG GCTTGGCATACTCTTTCCGGTCTTCAGATTTCTAGCAGGAACTGCCCACAACCCGGCAAAACTGGTCCTCTTAAGAATGCAAGAAATAACTTATTGCAGACTGTTGGTCAAAGATCTACAATTCAAAGCTCAACTGATGGCGGAAAATATTCTGAATGCTCCCATGTACATCGAAATGATAGTGAATCCAGTGCAAAGAATATTGAATCTGAAAAATACATCGGCAAGTTTGTGCCAGAAAATAATGCTAGATCTGCTGAAGCTGGAAATGGCTTACGGCAGCAGAGTCAAACTAAAGGTTCAGCAGCTAACAATGTTCAGTTTAAAGCATCATCTGGTTCATTCAGCAATCACAATGGGTATACTAGTCATAATATGGAGTCTGCTGAAGCTTCAACTGATTTTATTGATGATGACGATCTACTTGGG AATATTGATGTGGACCAAATAATTATGGAACATTACCAGTCTAATTGCACACCTCAACCATCAATTTCCAAGTTTCCACCCATAACTCCAACTgtgaacaaaaataattttccaCTGTTTGAGGAGAATTCTTTGCCACCTGAATTGTGTGAAAACTGCAATCACGGTCATAAG CTAGGACTTTGCCCGGATTCTGATAATCACTTGCAAGAAATGAAGGACAGGCTAATTGCTGTGTCAAATGAGCTACTTGACAATGCTATTAACCTGAGTTCAGTGCAGATAGAGAAACTTCGTCAAGATAG GTTACAATTAAATAAGCAAATACAGCAGCTTGAGAGTTATCTTCGTGATAAAGAAAGGCAGACGTCACATTTTTCTGCTTCCACAACCAGTCGCAGTTACCAATTTGAAACACCACAATATGCTGCTAACAAAATAGATCCCATCAGATTTGATGCACAAGTTCATCTAGGAAATGAATCTGGTTGTCATGGAAATTGGAATTCACCATCCGCTTCATTCTCCTCTGTAGATAGGTTTGGCATTTCATCTGGTCCTATAGAGAGGGAACCTTACAATCCTAAGTTTGTGGAGGTTAATTACAGTGAAGGTTCAAATGACCCAAAGTGGAGCAGCACAAATTTCCCTTGGACAAAAAAGTTGGAG GCTTACAACAAAAAGGTGTTTGGAAACCACTCATTTCGTCCCAATCAAAGGGAGGTTATTAATGCTACAATGAGCGGATATGATGTTTTTGTATTAATGCCAACTGGAGGTGGAAAAAGCCTGACATATCAG CTACCTGCTCTAGTTTGTCCAGGAATTACCTTGGTAATTTCACCTCTTGTGTCGCTTATCCAAGATCAGATAATGCATCTCTTGCAG GCGAATATATCTGCTGCTTACTTAAATGCCAGTATGGAATGGACTGAACAGCAGGACATTTTAAGGGAACTCAGCTCTGATTCTTGTAAATACAAGCTGTTATATGTCACCCCAGAGAAAGTTGCCAA AAGCGATGTTCTTTTACGAAATTTGGAGAGCTTAAATGCTCGGGGGTTGCTTGCCAGGATTGTTATTGATGAAGCTCACTGTGTGAGTCAATGGGGGCATGATTTTAGACCAGATTACAAG GAACTTGGTATCTTGAAAAGGAAATTTGAGAAAACTCCTGTGCTAGCTTTAACTGCTACTGCAACAGCCAGTGTAAAGGAGGATGTAGTGCAAGCTCTTGGTCTTGTTGACTGCATTATTTTCCGGCAAAGTTTTAATCGTCCAAATCTATG GTATTCAGTTATCCCCAAGACAAAGAAGTGCTTGGATGACATTGACAAGTTCATTAAAGAGAATCATTTTGATGAATGTGGAATTATTTATTGTCTTTCAAGAATGGATTGCGAAAAGGTTGCTGAAAAATTACAG GAATGTGGACATAAAGCAGCATTTTACCATGGTAACATGGATGCTGCACAACGTGCCTTCATTCAGAAGCAGTGGAGCAAAGATGAAGTCAATATTATTTGTGCCACAGTGGCATTTGGAATGG GTATTAACAAACCAGATGTTCGCTTTGTAATTCATCATTCTCTTCCGAAGTCTATTGAAGGCTATCACCAG GAGTGTGGCCGTGCGGGTCGAGATGGTCAGCACTCATCTTGTGTGCTGTACTACAATTACGGTGACTAT ATAAGAGTCAAGCATATGATTGTCCAAGGACAGAATGAGCAAAGTCCCTGGACTCCTGGGTATACTCGTAATAATATGACAAATTCAGATAGGGTACTGGAGAAAAATACTGAAAATCTTCTGCGGATG GTCAGTTATTGTGAAAACGATGTTGATTGTAGACGTCTCCTTCAACTCTTACATTTTGGAGAAAAGTTTAATACAGGAAACTGCAAAAAAACATGTGATAATTGTTCCCAGACTAAAGCTTTAATGGAGAAGGATGTTACTGAGATTGCAAAGCAATTG GTTGAACTGGTCAAGTTGACAAAGCAACAGTTTTCATCATCTCATACTTTAGAAGTTTTCAGAGGTTCCTTAAACCAATAT GTCAAGAAATACAGACACGAGATTTTGAGTCTGCATGGGGCAGGAAAACATCTGGCCAAGGGGGAAGCTTCCAGAATATTGCGCCATCTTGTCACTGATGATTATCTTGTGGAGGATGTGAAGAAAAGTGATGTTTATGGATCTGTATCATCAGTGTTGAAG GTCAATGAATCCAAGGCTTACGATCTATGCTCAGGCAGGCAACATATCATTTTAAG ATTTCCTTCAAATGTAAAAGCATATAAACAGAGCAAACTTGATTCAACTCCAGCAAAAGGGTCACTGACATCTGGGAAGCAAGGCCCTCCACAAGTTGACGCTTCTGCACAACCTCAATCTGAAGGGGACTGG GACCTATCTGTCAAGCTATTTAATGCTTTAAAGAAGCTCCGGTTTCTCATTGCCAAAGAACTTGGTGACAGGGTTATGGCCTACCACATATTTGG TAATGCCACTATGGAGCACTTAAGCAAAAGAATTCCTAGATCAAAGGAAGAACTACTTGAGATCAATGGCATTGGAAA GGCTAAGGTGAGCAAATACGGAGATCGCATACTAGAAACGATTGAATCTACTATTAAGGAACACTACAAGAGTAATAGCAGTAGCAATGACAGCAACGATTCAGCAAAAAGGAGAAGAGAGGCAAGTAAGGTTTCAAATGGAAGTGCTGAAGAAGATGATCACTTCATTAATAGCACGGGCCGATCAAAGAAAAGGATTGCGAAGCTACATAATAAAGAAACCGAGGTTTATAAATCGTTCGAGAATGATATCAACCAATGCCTAGATGATGACTTAGATTTTGAAGAAGCAGCAATGGAggctgaaaataatattaatggAAGAGTACTACCCTCATGGTCAACGCCCGGAAGTAAGGTACATGATTCAAACCGTAATGTGTTTCAACAATATGCTATGAAAAAGTAA
- the LOC126660816 gene encoding ATP-dependent DNA helicase Q-like 4A isoform X3, whose product MTQNLRIPGEGYQCDEKLPKDNWSQHAKALDNFSSSKKFLSSNFHFSLENQKPKIEGAMAMRLTCCQMQSFQRLQSTQVEKQAWHTLSGLQISSRNCPQPGKTGPLKNARNNLLQTVGQRSTIQSSTDGGKYSECSHVHRNDSESSAKNIESEKYIGKFVPENNARSAEAGNGLRQQSQTKGSAANNVQFKASSGSFSNHNGYTSHNMESAEASTDFIDDDDLLGNIDVDQIIMEHYQSNCTPQPSISKFPPITPTVNKNNFPLFEENSLPPELCENCNHGHKLGLCPDSDNHLQEMKDRLIAVSNELLDNAINLSSVQIEKLRQDRLQLNKQIQQLESYLRDKERQTSHFSASTTSRSYQFETPQYAANKIDPIRFDAQVHLGNESGCHGNWNSPSASFSSVDRFGISSGPIEREPYNPKFVEVNYSEGSNDPKWSSTNFPWTKKLEAYNKKVFGNHSFRPNQREVINATMSGYDVFVLMPTGGGKSLTYQLPALVCPGITLVISPLVSLIQDQIMHLLQANISAAYLNASMEWTEQQDILRELSSDSCKYKLLYVTPEKVAKSDVLLRNLESLNARGLLARIVIDEAHCVSQWGHDFRPDYKELGILKRKFEKTPVLALTATATASVKEDVVQALGLVDCIIFRQSFNRPNLWYSVIPKTKKCLDDIDKFIKENHFDECGIIYCLSRMDCEKVAEKLQECGHKAAFYHGNMDAAQRAFIQKQWSKDEVNIICATVAFGMGINKPDVRFVIHHSLPKSIEGYHQECGRAGRDGQHSSCVLYYNYGDYIRVKHMIVQGQNEQSPWTPGYTRNNMTNSDRVLEKNTENLLRMVSYCENDVDCRRLLQLLHFGEKFNTGNCKKTCDNCSQTKALMEKDVTEIAKQLVELVKLTKQQFSSSHTLEVFRGSLNQYVKKYRHEILSLHGAGKHLAKGEASRILRHLVTDDYLVEDVKKSDVYGSVSSVLKVNESKAYDLCSGRQHIILRFPSNVKAYKQSKLDSTPAKGSLTSGKQGPPQVDASAQPQSEGDWDLSVKLFNALKKLRFLIAKELGDRVMAYHIFGNATMEHLSKRIPRSKEELLEINGIGKAKVSKYGDRILETIESTIKEHYKSNSSSNDSNDSAKRRREASKVSNGSAEEDDHFINSTGRSKKRIAKLHNKETEVYKSFENDINQCLDDDLDFEEAAMEAENNINGRVLPSWSTPGSKVHDSNRNVFQQYAMKK is encoded by the exons ATGACGCAAAA TCTAAGAATTCCAGGTGAAGGTTACCAATGTGATGAGAAGCTTCCTAAAGATAATTGGTCTCAACATGCCAAGGCACTTGATAATTTTTCATCTTCAAAAAAGTTTTTAAgttcaaatttccatttttcatTAGAAAACCAGAAGCCAAAGATCGAAGGTGCCATGGCCATGAG GTTAACCTGCTGTCAAATGCAGAGTTTTCAAAGATTGCAGAGCACACAAGTTGAGAAG CAGGCTTGGCATACTCTTTCCGGTCTTCAGATTTCTAGCAGGAACTGCCCACAACCCGGCAAAACTGGTCCTCTTAAGAATGCAAGAAATAACTTATTGCAGACTGTTGGTCAAAGATCTACAATTCAAAGCTCAACTGATGGCGGAAAATATTCTGAATGCTCCCATGTACATCGAAATGATAGTGAATCCAGTGCAAAGAATATTGAATCTGAAAAATACATCGGCAAGTTTGTGCCAGAAAATAATGCTAGATCTGCTGAAGCTGGAAATGGCTTACGGCAGCAGAGTCAAACTAAAGGTTCAGCAGCTAACAATGTTCAGTTTAAAGCATCATCTGGTTCATTCAGCAATCACAATGGGTATACTAGTCATAATATGGAGTCTGCTGAAGCTTCAACTGATTTTATTGATGATGACGATCTACTTGGG AATATTGATGTGGACCAAATAATTATGGAACATTACCAGTCTAATTGCACACCTCAACCATCAATTTCCAAGTTTCCACCCATAACTCCAACTgtgaacaaaaataattttccaCTGTTTGAGGAGAATTCTTTGCCACCTGAATTGTGTGAAAACTGCAATCACGGTCATAAG CTAGGACTTTGCCCGGATTCTGATAATCACTTGCAAGAAATGAAGGACAGGCTAATTGCTGTGTCAAATGAGCTACTTGACAATGCTATTAACCTGAGTTCAGTGCAGATAGAGAAACTTCGTCAAGATAG GTTACAATTAAATAAGCAAATACAGCAGCTTGAGAGTTATCTTCGTGATAAAGAAAGGCAGACGTCACATTTTTCTGCTTCCACAACCAGTCGCAGTTACCAATTTGAAACACCACAATATGCTGCTAACAAAATAGATCCCATCAGATTTGATGCACAAGTTCATCTAGGAAATGAATCTGGTTGTCATGGAAATTGGAATTCACCATCCGCTTCATTCTCCTCTGTAGATAGGTTTGGCATTTCATCTGGTCCTATAGAGAGGGAACCTTACAATCCTAAGTTTGTGGAGGTTAATTACAGTGAAGGTTCAAATGACCCAAAGTGGAGCAGCACAAATTTCCCTTGGACAAAAAAGTTGGAG GCTTACAACAAAAAGGTGTTTGGAAACCACTCATTTCGTCCCAATCAAAGGGAGGTTATTAATGCTACAATGAGCGGATATGATGTTTTTGTATTAATGCCAACTGGAGGTGGAAAAAGCCTGACATATCAG CTACCTGCTCTAGTTTGTCCAGGAATTACCTTGGTAATTTCACCTCTTGTGTCGCTTATCCAAGATCAGATAATGCATCTCTTGCAG GCGAATATATCTGCTGCTTACTTAAATGCCAGTATGGAATGGACTGAACAGCAGGACATTTTAAGGGAACTCAGCTCTGATTCTTGTAAATACAAGCTGTTATATGTCACCCCAGAGAAAGTTGCCAA AAGCGATGTTCTTTTACGAAATTTGGAGAGCTTAAATGCTCGGGGGTTGCTTGCCAGGATTGTTATTGATGAAGCTCACTGTGTGAGTCAATGGGGGCATGATTTTAGACCAGATTACAAG GAACTTGGTATCTTGAAAAGGAAATTTGAGAAAACTCCTGTGCTAGCTTTAACTGCTACTGCAACAGCCAGTGTAAAGGAGGATGTAGTGCAAGCTCTTGGTCTTGTTGACTGCATTATTTTCCGGCAAAGTTTTAATCGTCCAAATCTATG GTATTCAGTTATCCCCAAGACAAAGAAGTGCTTGGATGACATTGACAAGTTCATTAAAGAGAATCATTTTGATGAATGTGGAATTATTTATTGTCTTTCAAGAATGGATTGCGAAAAGGTTGCTGAAAAATTACAG GAATGTGGACATAAAGCAGCATTTTACCATGGTAACATGGATGCTGCACAACGTGCCTTCATTCAGAAGCAGTGGAGCAAAGATGAAGTCAATATTATTTGTGCCACAGTGGCATTTGGAATGG GTATTAACAAACCAGATGTTCGCTTTGTAATTCATCATTCTCTTCCGAAGTCTATTGAAGGCTATCACCAG GAGTGTGGCCGTGCGGGTCGAGATGGTCAGCACTCATCTTGTGTGCTGTACTACAATTACGGTGACTAT ATAAGAGTCAAGCATATGATTGTCCAAGGACAGAATGAGCAAAGTCCCTGGACTCCTGGGTATACTCGTAATAATATGACAAATTCAGATAGGGTACTGGAGAAAAATACTGAAAATCTTCTGCGGATG GTCAGTTATTGTGAAAACGATGTTGATTGTAGACGTCTCCTTCAACTCTTACATTTTGGAGAAAAGTTTAATACAGGAAACTGCAAAAAAACATGTGATAATTGTTCCCAGACTAAAGCTTTAATGGAGAAGGATGTTACTGAGATTGCAAAGCAATTG GTTGAACTGGTCAAGTTGACAAAGCAACAGTTTTCATCATCTCATACTTTAGAAGTTTTCAGAGGTTCCTTAAACCAATAT GTCAAGAAATACAGACACGAGATTTTGAGTCTGCATGGGGCAGGAAAACATCTGGCCAAGGGGGAAGCTTCCAGAATATTGCGCCATCTTGTCACTGATGATTATCTTGTGGAGGATGTGAAGAAAAGTGATGTTTATGGATCTGTATCATCAGTGTTGAAG GTCAATGAATCCAAGGCTTACGATCTATGCTCAGGCAGGCAACATATCATTTTAAG ATTTCCTTCAAATGTAAAAGCATATAAACAGAGCAAACTTGATTCAACTCCAGCAAAAGGGTCACTGACATCTGGGAAGCAAGGCCCTCCACAAGTTGACGCTTCTGCACAACCTCAATCTGAAGGGGACTGG GACCTATCTGTCAAGCTATTTAATGCTTTAAAGAAGCTCCGGTTTCTCATTGCCAAAGAACTTGGTGACAGGGTTATGGCCTACCACATATTTGG TAATGCCACTATGGAGCACTTAAGCAAAAGAATTCCTAGATCAAAGGAAGAACTACTTGAGATCAATGGCATTGGAAA GGCTAAGGTGAGCAAATACGGAGATCGCATACTAGAAACGATTGAATCTACTATTAAGGAACACTACAAGAGTAATAGCAGTAGCAATGACAGCAACGATTCAGCAAAAAGGAGAAGAGAGGCAAGTAAGGTTTCAAATGGAAGTGCTGAAGAAGATGATCACTTCATTAATAGCACGGGCCGATCAAAGAAAAGGATTGCGAAGCTACATAATAAAGAAACCGAGGTTTATAAATCGTTCGAGAATGATATCAACCAATGCCTAGATGATGACTTAGATTTTGAAGAAGCAGCAATGGAggctgaaaataatattaatggAAGAGTACTACCCTCATGGTCAACGCCCGGAAGTAAGGTACATGATTCAAACCGTAATGTGTTTCAACAATATGCTATGAAAAAGTAA